A single region of the Lonchura striata isolate bLonStr1 chromosome 19, bLonStr1.mat, whole genome shotgun sequence genome encodes:
- the H3-3B gene encoding histone H3.3 — protein sequence MARTKQTARKSTGGKAPRKQLATKAARKSAPSTGGVKKPHRYRPGTVALREIRRYQKSTELLIRKLPFQRLVREIAQDFKTDLRFQSAAIGALQEASEAYLVGLFEDTNLCAIHAKRVTIMPKDIQLARRIRGERA from the exons ATGGCCCGTACAAAGCAGACCGCCCGCAAGTCCACCGGGGGGAAGGCGCCGCGCAAGCAGCTGGCCACGAAGGCGGCCCGGAAAAGCGCCCCCTCTACCGGCGGCGTCAAGAAGCCTCACCGCTACAG GCCGGGAACCGTGGCGCTCCGTGAGATTCGGCGTTACCAGAAATCCACGGAGCTGCTGATCCGCAAGCTGCCCTTCCAGCGGCTGGTCAGGGAAATCGCCCAAGATTTCAAAACAGACTTGAGGTTCCAGAGCGCGGCCATTGGGGCTCTGCAG GAGGCCAGCGAGGCATATCTGGTGGGTCTGTTTGAAGACACAAACCTGTGTGCCATCCATGCCAAGAGAGTCACCATCATGCCCAAAGATATCCAGTTGGCTCGCAGGATACGGGGAGAGAGGGCTTAA